In uncultured Methanobacterium sp., a genomic segment contains:
- the cdhC gene encoding CO dehydrogenase/CO-methylating acetyl-CoA synthase complex subunit beta → MFEDIPVDVSPMYEGERIRSANMFVELAGPKSMGAELVQVEEDVEDGKIEVIGPELDAMQEGDIHPFGVLIEIQGEHLEKELEGVIERRTHELCNYVKGFMHLNQRDAIWCRVSKEALAAGFKLEHLAKTLSILFKEEFPLIESIAVTILTEPAMVEEFVSKAKEQYQTRDARARELSDEDVDVFYGCVMCQSFAPTHVCVVTPDRTALCGAINWFDCRAAAKMDPEGPIFEIDKGDVLDAVKGEYSNVNTTVTERSQGTVERVYLHSVFEYPHTSCGCFEAVAFYIPELDGIGIVDRDFRGETPLGIPFSAMAGQCSGGKQVEGFTGLSLEYMRSPKFLQADGGYERIVWLPKEIKDSLEDYIPEDIRDKIPTEEDGSNLKEIRSFLEEKGHPILERIKTTPAEEEIVTEEEIPEEWGEVEVEEMPMAPVAYAPELAIPSSSGGVKIVFKNAKIYAEKVIIKKK, encoded by the coding sequence ATGTTTGAAGATATACCTGTTGATGTAAGCCCAATGTATGAGGGTGAACGTATCAGATCAGCCAACATGTTCGTGGAACTGGCAGGTCCCAAGTCCATGGGAGCAGAACTGGTGCAAGTCGAAGAAGACGTTGAAGATGGCAAAATTGAAGTTATAGGCCCTGAATTGGATGCCATGCAGGAAGGAGATATCCATCCTTTTGGGGTCCTGATTGAAATCCAGGGAGAACACTTGGAAAAAGAATTGGAAGGTGTAATTGAACGCCGAACTCATGAATTATGCAACTACGTTAAGGGATTTATGCACCTTAACCAAAGAGATGCTATATGGTGCAGGGTAAGTAAAGAAGCCCTAGCAGCAGGTTTCAAACTGGAACATCTGGCAAAAACTTTATCCATACTCTTCAAAGAAGAGTTCCCATTAATTGAATCCATTGCAGTCACCATTCTAACTGAACCAGCAATGGTGGAAGAATTCGTATCCAAAGCCAAAGAACAGTATCAAACAAGGGATGCAAGAGCCCGTGAACTCTCTGATGAAGACGTGGACGTGTTTTATGGTTGTGTAATGTGCCAATCATTTGCACCCACCCATGTCTGTGTGGTAACTCCTGACAGAACAGCCCTTTGTGGTGCTATAAATTGGTTTGACTGCCGTGCAGCAGCAAAAATGGATCCAGAAGGACCAATTTTTGAAATTGATAAAGGTGATGTTCTAGACGCGGTTAAAGGAGAATACAGTAACGTTAACACCACAGTAACCGAACGATCCCAGGGTACAGTTGAAAGAGTGTACCTGCACAGTGTGTTTGAATATCCTCATACTTCCTGTGGTTGTTTTGAGGCAGTTGCCTTCTACATCCCTGAACTGGACGGGATAGGAATTGTTGACCGTGATTTCCGTGGGGAAACACCATTGGGAATACCATTCTCAGCAATGGCTGGGCAGTGTTCTGGAGGTAAACAGGTAGAAGGATTTACAGGTCTTTCTCTGGAGTACATGCGCTCACCTAAGTTCCTACAGGCAGATGGGGGTTACGAACGGATAGTGTGGTTACCTAAGGAGATAAAAGATTCTCTGGAAGATTACATACCCGAAGACATCCGGGATAAGATCCCTACTGAAGAGGATGGTTCTAACCTCAAGGAAATTCGCAGCTTCCTGGAAGAAAAAGGACATCCAATACTCGAAAGAATTAAAACCACCCCTGCAGAAGAAGAAATCGTCACAGAGGAGGAAATTCCTGAAGAATGGGGTGAAGTGGAGGTGGAAGAAATGCCAATGGCTCCGGTTGCATATGCACCAGAATTAGCAATACCCTCATCATCCGGTGGAGTTAAAATAGTCTTCAAAAATGCCAAGATCTATGCTGAAAAAGTGATTATAAAAAAGAAATGA
- the cdhB gene encoding CO dehydrogenase/acetyl-CoA synthase complex subunit epsilon, producing the protein MANERVIPWQPTVIAGPKQALLVTPETAELMIKKAKRPLLILGPLVKEDPVLSYATRIAEKWDLPVVTTADAYKPFKDKGLNPTAYGVVEIVNLLKDPEWQGVSGKGQHDLAIFLGCIYYIGSQGLSTLKHFAPYLKTLTICKFFHSNADASFPNMKDEEWFNYLEKMGKED; encoded by the coding sequence ATGGCTAATGAAAGAGTTATACCCTGGCAACCTACAGTAATTGCCGGACCAAAACAAGCATTACTGGTAACACCAGAAACTGCCGAACTCATGATCAAAAAGGCTAAAAGACCTCTTTTAATTCTTGGGCCTTTGGTTAAAGAAGATCCGGTCCTTTCGTATGCTACCAGAATAGCAGAAAAATGGGATCTTCCAGTGGTTACCACAGCTGATGCCTATAAACCTTTTAAGGATAAAGGCCTTAATCCCACTGCTTATGGTGTGGTGGAGATTGTTAACCTTCTTAAAGACCCTGAATGGCAGGGTGTAAGTGGTAAAGGTCAGCATGACCTGGCGATCTTCCTGGGATGTATATATTACATTGGTTCCCAGGGCCTATCAACACTCAAACACTTTGCACCTTATCTGAAGACATTGACTATCTGCAAATTTTTCCATTCCAATGCAGATGCATCGTTCCCTAACATGAAAGATGAAGAATGGTTCAATTATCTTGAAAAAATGGGTAAAGAGGATTAA